The Microbacterium sp. SORGH_AS_0862 genome has a segment encoding these proteins:
- a CDS encoding BCCT family transporter, whose protein sequence is MVSTAPESANPPASAPTRGIARWVFWPAASVVLVAAAFAIIFPNAAEVFFGTIQTGIVNTFNWYYVLIAAFFVAFALFMGFSRFGDIKLGKDTDEPEFSLGAWFSLLFAAGMGIGLVFYGVSEPLSHYVDPRPGVTGTPEQLAQGALTQTYLHWGVQAWAIYVVVGLALAYAIHRRGRPISIRWALEPLLGRRVRGGWGNAIDAIALCGTIFGVATSLGLGVLQIGSGLQAAGLPEPDTLMNVLIIAVITVFVLFSVLSGVAKGMKWLSSANLILAAVLLVFVLVFGQTEYLLREWVQSIGAYLQNYIGLSFTVSAFQGTAGEEWQAAWTSFYWGWWIAWAPFVGVFIARVSRGRTVRQFVMGVLLVPTLVGILWFAVLGGSGLYQELHNPGSMLTDGEVDLQGALFRLFEFLPGTPVLTIGAIVLIAIFFVTSADSGALVMAMLATGGNPEPKRWVRVFFTLATAVLAIALLIAGGLTALQSAAILIALPFSVVMLLMCWATIVAFQRERRVYDRAQRAQLLEQIGDHYGLEVEQENEGGLRMPAWMRRPRTNVKE, encoded by the coding sequence GTGGTGAGCACCGCACCCGAATCGGCCAACCCGCCCGCATCCGCGCCCACTCGAGGAATCGCCCGGTGGGTCTTCTGGCCCGCCGCATCCGTCGTCCTGGTCGCCGCCGCCTTCGCGATCATCTTCCCGAACGCGGCGGAGGTGTTCTTCGGCACCATCCAGACCGGCATCGTCAACACCTTCAACTGGTACTACGTGCTGATCGCGGCATTCTTCGTCGCGTTCGCGCTGTTCATGGGCTTCAGCCGCTTCGGCGACATCAAGCTGGGCAAGGACACCGACGAGCCCGAGTTCTCGCTCGGCGCCTGGTTCTCGCTGCTGTTCGCGGCCGGGATGGGCATCGGCCTCGTGTTCTACGGGGTGAGCGAGCCGCTCAGCCACTACGTCGATCCCCGCCCCGGTGTCACCGGAACACCTGAGCAGCTCGCGCAGGGCGCGCTCACCCAGACCTACCTGCACTGGGGTGTGCAGGCCTGGGCGATCTACGTCGTCGTCGGACTCGCCCTCGCGTACGCGATCCACCGCCGCGGGCGCCCCATCTCCATCCGCTGGGCGCTGGAGCCTCTGCTCGGGCGCCGCGTGCGCGGCGGGTGGGGAAACGCCATCGACGCGATCGCGCTGTGCGGCACGATCTTCGGAGTCGCGACGTCGCTCGGTCTCGGAGTGCTGCAGATCGGTTCCGGCCTGCAGGCGGCGGGCCTGCCCGAGCCCGACACCCTCATGAACGTGCTGATCATCGCCGTCATCACCGTCTTCGTGCTCTTCTCGGTGCTCTCCGGCGTCGCCAAGGGCATGAAGTGGCTCTCGAGCGCGAACCTCATCCTCGCCGCGGTTCTGCTCGTGTTCGTCCTCGTGTTCGGGCAGACGGAGTACCTCCTGCGCGAGTGGGTGCAGTCGATCGGCGCCTACCTGCAGAACTACATCGGACTCAGCTTCACGGTGAGCGCGTTCCAGGGAACCGCGGGCGAGGAATGGCAGGCGGCGTGGACCTCGTTCTATTGGGGCTGGTGGATCGCGTGGGCTCCGTTCGTGGGTGTCTTCATCGCGCGTGTCAGCCGCGGCCGCACGGTGCGTCAGTTCGTGATGGGCGTGCTGCTGGTGCCCACCCTCGTCGGCATCCTGTGGTTCGCCGTGCTCGGCGGGTCGGGCCTGTACCAGGAGCTGCACAACCCGGGCTCGATGCTCACCGACGGCGAGGTCGATCTGCAGGGCGCCTTGTTCCGCCTGTTCGAGTTCCTGCCCGGCACTCCGGTGCTGACGATCGGTGCGATCGTGCTGATCGCCATCTTCTTCGTCACCTCTGCGGACTCGGGAGCCCTCGTCATGGCGATGCTCGCGACCGGCGGCAACCCCGAGCCGAAGCGCTGGGTGCGCGTGTTCTTCACCCTCGCCACCGCGGTGCTCGCCATCGCGCTGCTGATCGCCGGCGGTCTCACGGCGCTCCAGTCCGCCGCCATCCTCATCGCGCTGCCGTTCAGCGTCGTGATGCTCCTGATGTGCTGGGCGACGATCGTCGCCTTCCAGCGCGAGAGACGGGTGTACGACCGGGCGCAGCGCGCGCAGCTGCTCGAGCAGATCGGCGACCATTACGGCCTCGAGGTCGAGCAGGAGAACGAGGGCGGGCTGCGCATGCCCGCCTGGATGCGGCGCCCCCGCACTAACGTGAAGGAGTGA